A DNA window from Paenibacillus sp. HWE-109 contains the following coding sequences:
- a CDS encoding sugar ABC transporter ATP-binding protein: protein MENNMPLLQMKHISKSFPGVKALDRVNLEVHGGEVHALLGENGAGKSTLIKILGGILVPDEGEIIFDGNKVEIKDVSFSESIGISVIHQELCLAPNMTVAENIVLGREPSKGPLQLVNRKEIMRYGQKILDQFELDIDADEYVSHLTVAQQQMVEIAKALSKDNRIIVMDEPTSSLTEKEVVKLLDTIRGLRRKGVSVIYISHRMEELFAIADKVTVLRDGTYVATREMKDTSYQDLVHLMVGRELSEIYAKPVIQAGEKILEVRNLSSGTRVKNVSFSLYKGEILGFYGLVGSGRTELMRTIFGIDKSSSGKIYLNQKKIRIKNPKDAIQSGIGFVPEDRKEQGAILIQSISYNISLSVLDSMVKFFQVDKRKEETLVDKYIERLSIRTPSPEQQLMNLSGGNQQKVIIAKWLAMKPDILILDEPTRGIDVGAKKEIYSFMSILAQSGVSIIMVSSELPEIINMSTRVMTMYQGEISGELTMESEITQENILIHATGGVRNESSS from the coding sequence ATGGAAAACAATATGCCTCTTTTGCAAATGAAACATATCAGTAAGAGCTTTCCGGGAGTCAAAGCGCTTGATCGTGTGAATCTTGAAGTCCATGGAGGAGAAGTTCATGCTCTGCTTGGCGAGAATGGAGCGGGGAAGTCTACACTGATCAAGATTCTTGGCGGAATATTGGTTCCAGACGAAGGTGAGATCATCTTTGACGGTAACAAAGTAGAAATTAAGGATGTTAGTTTTTCAGAGAGCATCGGAATCAGTGTTATTCATCAGGAGTTGTGTCTCGCGCCGAATATGACGGTAGCAGAAAATATTGTACTAGGCAGGGAGCCCTCCAAGGGCCCTTTGCAACTAGTCAATAGGAAAGAAATCATGCGATATGGGCAGAAGATTCTCGATCAGTTTGAATTAGATATCGACGCCGACGAGTATGTAAGCCATTTGACGGTTGCCCAGCAGCAGATGGTTGAAATCGCTAAAGCTTTATCTAAGGATAACCGAATTATCGTGATGGATGAACCTACGTCATCGTTAACCGAGAAGGAAGTTGTCAAACTGCTGGATACGATAAGGGGATTGAGACGGAAGGGTGTCTCTGTCATTTATATCTCCCACCGTATGGAAGAATTATTTGCAATCGCAGATAAAGTGACTGTATTAAGGGACGGTACTTATGTGGCGACCCGGGAGATGAAGGATACCAGTTACCAAGATCTCGTTCATTTGATGGTTGGAAGAGAGCTGTCAGAGATCTATGCCAAACCGGTTATTCAGGCCGGAGAGAAAATTCTGGAGGTGCGGAATCTTTCCAGCGGTACGAGAGTCAAAAACGTCAGTTTTAGTCTCTACAAGGGAGAGATCCTTGGGTTTTATGGTTTGGTGGGTTCGGGAAGGACGGAACTTATGAGGACCATTTTTGGCATCGACAAATCCAGCAGCGGCAAAATCTATTTAAATCAGAAAAAGATACGGATCAAGAACCCTAAGGATGCCATCCAAAGCGGTATCGGATTTGTTCCAGAGGATCGCAAAGAACAAGGGGCCATTCTGATTCAAAGCATTTCCTATAATATAAGTCTCAGCGTGCTGGACTCCATGGTAAAGTTCTTCCAAGTGGATAAGCGAAAAGAAGAAACGTTGGTGGACAAATATATTGAGAGGCTTTCCATTCGCACCCCCTCTCCAGAGCAGCAATTGATGAATCTAAGCGGCGGGAATCAGCAAAAGGTGATCATCGCCAAATGGCTTGCAATGAAACCGGATATTTTGATTCTTGATGAACCTACGCGAGGTATTGATGTAGGTGCCAAAAAAGAAATCTATTCGTTCATGTCCATTTTGGCGCAGTCGGGGGTCAGCATCATTATGGTCTCATCCGAGCTTCCGGAAATCATTAATATGAGCACGCGGGTTATGACCATGTATCAAGGGGAAATCAGCGGTGAATTAACGATGGAAAGCGAGATCACACAAGAGAATATTCTAATTCATGCAACAGGAGGTGTGAGAAATGAATCAAGTTCTTAG
- a CDS encoding sugar ABC transporter substrate-binding protein — MKTSKKMKSASLILTLILIMVTMVACGSKTQETSTTSSSKETKKHTFAASYFTLNNPHFIDWSKGLKSEIVDKHGDKLIEVDAQLDINKQISDVEDFIQQKVDAIFIAPVDSKGIKTALLSAKKANIRVIIMDVPPQDTDLVTAMVTTDNFMAGKVLGDAMVKNTGGKANVAIIDWSVVQAVVDRTDGFTAAVKASPGIKVVARQDGKASTESALPIMENFLQSNPEINAVFTINDPSAVGALAAIEAAKRTDIKIYSIDGSQDAIKLVKDNKIAGTSAQFPVKMGQVAGDLVYKILNKENVEKWVKVESLFIDQSNYQQYLK; from the coding sequence ATGAAAACTAGTAAAAAAATGAAGTCGGCTTCTCTTATTCTCACATTGATTCTAATTATGGTTACGATGGTTGCTTGTGGAAGTAAGACGCAAGAGACGAGCACGACAAGCAGTTCGAAAGAGACCAAAAAACATACATTTGCCGCATCGTACTTCACTTTGAATAACCCGCATTTTATCGATTGGAGCAAAGGTTTGAAGTCCGAGATCGTTGATAAACACGGCGACAAGCTGATTGAAGTCGATGCACAGTTGGATATTAACAAACAGATCTCGGATGTGGAAGATTTCATCCAACAGAAGGTAGACGCCATCTTTATTGCTCCGGTTGACAGCAAAGGAATCAAGACGGCGCTGCTTTCGGCCAAGAAAGCCAACATTCGGGTTATTATTATGGATGTCCCGCCTCAGGATACAGATCTGGTTACAGCTATGGTGACGACGGATAACTTCATGGCCGGCAAAGTGCTTGGCGATGCCATGGTTAAAAATACAGGCGGCAAAGCCAACGTGGCCATTATCGATTGGTCTGTCGTGCAAGCCGTTGTGGACAGAACAGATGGCTTCACCGCTGCGGTCAAAGCATCTCCCGGCATTAAAGTTGTCGCCAGACAAGACGGTAAGGCATCAACGGAATCCGCGCTTCCGATAATGGAGAATTTCTTGCAGTCCAACCCTGAAATCAATGCCGTCTTTACCATCAATGATCCATCAGCTGTAGGAGCGTTGGCGGCCATAGAAGCAGCGAAACGAACGGACATCAAGATTTATTCCATTGATGGTTCGCAAGATGCGATCAAACTGGTCAAGGATAATAAGATCGCAGGTACTTCCGCGCAGTTCCCTGTCAAGATGGGGCAAGTTGCTGGTGATCTAGTTTACAAGATTCTAAACAAAGAAAATGTTGAAAAGTGGGTTAAGGTCGAAAGCTTGTTCATTGACCAGTCCAACTATCAACAATATTTGAAATAA